CACCCGCGGCTCCCTTGGTTGATGCCGACCGTTGCTTCGGCTATCGCAACCGAGCCCTGATTCCTTTGAAGCGAGACCAGAACGGACGCCTGAAAGCTGGATACTTCCGTCCCAGGTCCCACAAGATTGTCAATCTGAATCACTGTCCGGTGCTTGATCCACGTCTGGATGCACTGTTGGAACCCATTAAAAAAGACCTTGATGCAGGGGGTTGGCCGGCCGACCATGACCTCATCGATGCCCAAGGTTTGCGTCATCTCGGCCTTCGTTTGGCCAGCGCCACTGGCGATGTGTTGATCACTCTGATCAGCAGCCATGGCCAACTTCCTGGACTCCATGACCTTGCCCAGACCTGGGTTCAGCGATGGCCTGAGGTGAAGGGTGTCTGCCTGAACCTTCAACCGAAGGCCAACAATCTCGTTCTCGGTCGAACGACCCACTGCCTCGCCGGTTCGTCGACCATCGAGGAACAGTTCTGCGGCATCAAGCTTTCCCTGAGCAGCACCACCTTTGTTCAGGTGAACACATCACAAGCGGAACGCATTGTTCAGCGGCTGACTGACTGGCTGTCGTTTCAATGTGATGGCGGAACCGTGGTCGATGCCTACTGCGGTGTCGGAACCATTGCTCTACCCCTGGCAAAGGCTGGCTTTCATGTTCAGGGTTTGGAATTGAATCCCGACTCTGTGGAGCAGGCTCGGCTGAACGCCATGCACAACGGCCTTTCCTCACGCTGTGAATTTCATCCAGGTGATGTGGCGGATTTGCTCGCCTCTCAGCTTGAGAACTGCCAAGCCCTCGTTCTGGATCCACCCCGACGGGGCCTCGATCGCCGCGTGGTAGCCAGCATTCTTGAGCAACCTCCCGCAGTGCTGGCTTACCTCAGTTGTGATCCCGCCACCCAGGCAAGGGATCTCAAAGAACTTCTTGCACCATCAGGCCCCTACGAGCTGGAAACTCTTCAGCCCGTTGATTTCTTCCCCCAAACAACTCACCTTGAGTCGTTGGCGCTGATGAAGCGAATCAGCTCCTGAGCTCGGCCTGAAACTGCTTGCTTAATGCAGCCCGCACCTTGTCGTGCACCGGCTGGATTTTGTCGTCAGTCAAGGTTTCGTTCTTGCCGCGATAGCGCAGACGAAAGGCCTGGCTGACCTTGTTATCACCGAGTTGCGCACCTTCAAACCGATCCACCAACTCCACCTGCTCCAGCAGAGGCTTGCCCGCTTTGCGGATGGCTTGAATCAGGTCCGCAGCTGCACTGGAACGATCGACGACGACGGCAAGATCCCGCTCACTGAAGGGCACGGTTGGGTATGCCTTGAAGGACGGGGTCCAGCGGTTGCTGCGGGTGGCGGCATCCAACAGACGCGTCAGATCAAGTTCAAACAGATATGTCGCTTCGGGAAGATCCAGCTCCTCAGCCAGGGCAGGGTGGAGTTGACCGAAACAGCCGAGGGGACGACCCTCCAGGACCAGGGTGGCGGCCCGGCCGGGATGCAGTCGTGGATCGTCAGATAAGCGATGATCAGACAGCTCAAGTTGCAGGGTTTCCATCACCCGGGTCAGAACACCACGGGCCTGGAAATAGTCCGGTGCCTGTGGCTTCCCACTGGTTCTCCAGATGGAGAGGCGGCGATCTCCGCAAATCACGCCACCGAGTACAGCTGTTTGGTTCACCGCTTCAGCTGATCCGCTGTAGGTGTTGCCGATCTCGAAGACGGAACACCCGCGCTGGGATGCCTTCAGGTTGCGCACGCAGATCTGAAGATGTTCCTCCCAGAGATTGGTGCGCAGATGGCTGGTATCGGCCAACAAAGGGTTACTGATGGCGATGCGCTGTTCTTGCTCTGAACTCGGAACAAGCGACAGGGTGGTCACTTCCTGAAGGCCCGTCGCACAGAACAGCTGCCGTAAGCGCCGTTCCGCCTGCTGGCGCGGTGTCAGTACACCTGGTTCCAGCGGATCAGGCAGATGAGTTCCGAAACGGTCGAAGCCGACCAGACGCGCAACTTCTTCAATCAGATCAACTTCACGCTGCAGGTCTTGGCGTCTTGAGGGTGGCGCTATGACCTGCCACCCCTCGTCAAGGGCTGAGAGTTGACAGCCCAAGGCTGTCAAACAGGTCTCGATGCTGCGGTCGTCTAGATCTTCAGCGCCATCCGGCCCGACGAGAGGGCCAAGCAGTTGATGCAGTGCATTGCGCCGCAACATCACTGGTGCGGGTTCAGCAGGACCATCCCCACCAACCCAGCGGCCCGTCTCGGTGCAGGCCAACTCCTTGTTTAACAACGCAGAGGCCCGAGCCGAACAAGCCAGGGTCATCTCTACGGGCAAGCCTTTTTCGTAACGGCTGCTGGCATCCGTTCGCAACCCGAGGGCCCGGGCGGACTGGCGAACCCGCGGCGGTGCAAACAGGGCGGATTCCAGCCAGATATTCCGTGTCTGGGCGGTCACCCCACTCTCGAGACTCCCCATGACCCCCGCGACGGCCACAGGACGGTCATGGCAGGTGACGACCTGAACGCGGCTGTCGAGGCTGCGCTTCTGATCATCCAGACCCACAAAGGTTTCCCCGTCGCGAGCGGGACGGACGGCAAAACTCTGGGCATCCACCGGTTGCCCTGTTAGTTGTTCCAGCGCATCGGCATCAAAGGCATGGAGGGGCTGCCCCTGCTCCAGCATCACCAGATTGGTGACGTCGACCACTGCATTCACGCTGTTCACACCACCGCGCTCAAGCCGCTGCTGCAACCAGGTCGGTGACTGCTTGGAGCCATCCACGCCCTCGATCCTGGTGATCGAGTAAAAGCAGCCATCCAGTTCCGTGGTCAGCGGTGTGGTGCTCGGATCAAGATCCAGCTGGGGCAGGCTCAAGCTCCCACCGGTCAGGGCCGCCACCTCGCGAGCAATACCCACCATGGACAGGCCGTCGGGGCGATTGGCGGTGATCGCCAGCTCCAAGACGGTGTCATCAAGGCCCAGCAGTGGTGCCACTGGTGCACCCGTCGCAGGCAGCGTTGCCTGGAGCTCATCAAGGATGGCGATGCCGTCGGATTGCTCCGTCAGGCCCAGTTCCGTTAGGGAGCAGATCATCCCGTTGCTGGCAACTCCGCGGAGTTCGCCGGCCTTGATCGTCAAACCAACGGCGGGGAGGGTCGCTCCGACCATGGCGACTGGAACATGAATGCCGGCGCGAACATTGCTGGCACCACAGACGATCTGGATCGGCTCCTGGGCACCGACATCGACGCTGCAGACGCTGAGCTTGTCGGCATTGGGGTGTTTGTCCCGTTCGAGCACGTGTCCGACCACCACGCCCTGGGCGCGCGCGCTGAGGTCATCAACGTCGTCCACCTCAAAGCCCGCCATGGAGAGACGCTCCGACAGATCGTCCACGGATTCATTCACCTGGACCAGCTGTTTCAGCCAGGAGATGGATACCCGCATCGGATCAAAGCCAGACAGCGCGCGATCTTAGGAAGTCCCCCTTGGAGTGCTGCTCAGAGCCTGTCGGGTCAGGGGGTAAGCTCGATGTTTGTCAATTCGCTTCGCACCTGCGGCGCAACGTCCTTTATGGCCAAGAACAAGGGCGTCCGGATCGTGATCACTCTCGAGTGCACCGAATGCCGGTCCAATCCCGCCAAGCGTTCACCCGGCGTGTCTCGTTACACGACG
This genomic interval from Synechococcus sp. UW69 contains the following:
- the rpmG gene encoding 50S ribosomal protein L33, producing MAKNKGVRIVITLECTECRSNPAKRSPGVSRYTTEKNRRNTTERLEIKKFCPHCNKSTLHKEIK
- the rlmD gene encoding 23S rRNA (uracil(1939)-C(5))-methyltransferase RlmD, which codes for MTYADSSNSSDPRPGLTIEVESVDLDRDGKGLARWNNWVIVVPDLLPGERAMVQLQQRQRSRWLSRRVELLSVSEVRRRPPCILADDCGGCTLQRLDDPAQTRWKEQQIQQTMQRIGGINLAPAAPLVDADRCFGYRNRALIPLKRDQNGRLKAGYFRPRSHKIVNLNHCPVLDPRLDALLEPIKKDLDAGGWPADHDLIDAQGLRHLGLRLASATGDVLITLISSHGQLPGLHDLAQTWVQRWPEVKGVCLNLQPKANNLVLGRTTHCLAGSSTIEEQFCGIKLSLSSTTFVQVNTSQAERIVQRLTDWLSFQCDGGTVVDAYCGVGTIALPLAKAGFHVQGLELNPDSVEQARLNAMHNGLSSRCEFHPGDVADLLASQLENCQALVLDPPRRGLDRRVVASILEQPPAVLAYLSCDPATQARDLKELLAPSGPYELETLQPVDFFPQTTHLESLALMKRISS
- the pheT gene encoding phenylalanine--tRNA ligase subunit beta, with protein sequence MRVSISWLKQLVQVNESVDDLSERLSMAGFEVDDVDDLSARAQGVVVGHVLERDKHPNADKLSVCSVDVGAQEPIQIVCGASNVRAGIHVPVAMVGATLPAVGLTIKAGELRGVASNGMICSLTELGLTEQSDGIAILDELQATLPATGAPVAPLLGLDDTVLELAITANRPDGLSMVGIAREVAALTGGSLSLPQLDLDPSTTPLTTELDGCFYSITRIEGVDGSKQSPTWLQQRLERGGVNSVNAVVDVTNLVMLEQGQPLHAFDADALEQLTGQPVDAQSFAVRPARDGETFVGLDDQKRSLDSRVQVVTCHDRPVAVAGVMGSLESGVTAQTRNIWLESALFAPPRVRQSARALGLRTDASSRYEKGLPVEMTLACSARASALLNKELACTETGRWVGGDGPAEPAPVMLRRNALHQLLGPLVGPDGAEDLDDRSIETCLTALGCQLSALDEGWQVIAPPSRRQDLQREVDLIEEVARLVGFDRFGTHLPDPLEPGVLTPRQQAERRLRQLFCATGLQEVTTLSLVPSSEQEQRIAISNPLLADTSHLRTNLWEEHLQICVRNLKASQRGCSVFEIGNTYSGSAEAVNQTAVLGGVICGDRRLSIWRTSGKPQAPDYFQARGVLTRVMETLQLELSDHRLSDDPRLHPGRAATLVLEGRPLGCFGQLHPALAEELDLPEATYLFELDLTRLLDAATRSNRWTPSFKAYPTVPFSERDLAVVVDRSSAAADLIQAIRKAGKPLLEQVELVDRFEGAQLGDNKVSQAFRLRYRGKNETLTDDKIQPVHDKVRAALSKQFQAELRS